CAATACATCAGCCTGTCAGACTGTATTCCATATTGGTTTCTCACTTCCATTACGGTCGGGATAAAATCCGGTCGATTTCTCTAGAAGCCTCACTCTTTGTCAGTGTATGTAAGTCCATTTCCATAGAAATATTCTTCTGTTGCATAAGCCTTGTGAGAAATGCGATCTGTTTTGCGGTTATCGGTTCTTTTTTCTTCACCTTATACGCCAAGGGCTGTGGTTTAAAAACCTTCGGTTCCTTTTCCTCATAAAAATGCGCCATAGACTGATACAGTTTTGCGGTTGCCAGAGCATCATGATATGCCCGGTGCGCCGCCACATTTTCGATATGATAGTATTCGCAGAGTGCGCCAAGCTTTCTGGATGGAAGGTCTGCGTGAACAACTTTGGCAATCTTAAGTGTATCAATTCCCATATGATCATAAGTGTAACCAAGTTCTTTTGCTTTTGTCTTCACAAAGCTGAAGTCGAACTGCACATTATGTCCGATCAGCGTATCCCGTTCGCAGAATTCAAGGAACTCCGGCAATACTTCGCCGCAGTTCCCTGCTCCTTCTACCATATCATTTGTAATTCCGGTCAGTTGCGTAATCATCGGAGGTATCCCGGCCTCCGGTTCAATAAAACGAATAAAACGGTCAACAACTTTTCCTTCCCGTACTTTCAATGCACCAATCTCAATAATCTCATTGTGCTCCGGGCTAAGTCCAGTCGTCTCTATGTCAAATGCAACATATGATTTTAACATCTTACTTGTCCGTCTCTTTCTCATCCATTGCTCTTACTTTGTCATTTGCATACAATACGCCGCGCATACAGCCATTGCCTTTCACATCTGGATAACCTTCCTCATTATAACAGACTGTAATCACACAG
The sequence above is drawn from the Dorea formicigenerans genome and encodes:
- a CDS encoding 3'-5' exonuclease — protein: MLKSYVAFDIETTGLSPEHNEIIEIGALKVREGKVVDRFIRFIEPEAGIPPMITQLTGITNDMVEGAGNCGEVLPEFLEFCERDTLIGHNVQFDFSFVKTKAKELGYTYDHMGIDTLKIAKVVHADLPSRKLGALCEYYHIENVAAHRAYHDALATAKLYQSMAHFYEEKEPKVFKPQPLAYKVKKKEPITAKQIAFLTRLMQQKNISMEMDLHTLTKSEASREIDRILSRP